The Thermosipho affectus genome segment CCTTTTTTTGTACATTTTTATTTTCCCTTTTTTATACATTTTTATGTTGACTTTTACACCCCTAGAAAATTGTACCCATTGTACCACTTTTTCATCTCTTCTTTGTCTACCCCTTCTAATAACTCTTTAAATCCTTCTTCTAATTCTTTTTGCGTTATACCACATATGCTCGTATACCTTGGATCAAGTGTTATATCGTTTAAATTGTTCAACCCAGAAAATATCGATACTTTCGAAAATTTGGTTACCCCTGTTATAAATACAAATTTTATATATTCATCTGCGTCTTTTATCACCGAATAAAAGTTCTTAAGGCTTTCTCTCATCTCTTTTGCTATCTCTTTTTCTTCTATGTTGTCTAATATCAGCTTGTCATATTCGTCTACTAATATTACTACTTTTTCTTTCTCTTTTTTGTATACCTTTTCTATTAGTTCTATAAATCTATTCTTTATACTTTTCTCCTCTAGTTTTATATCGTATCCTTCTGCGTGTTTCCTTAATATCATATCCTGTGTTTCTCTTAGTTCTTCCTCTGTTTTATGTACCCCTGCTCCAAAGGATATATAAATAACAGGATATTTTTTACTCCAATCCCAATTCTTCTCAAGGTATAACCCTTTAAATAGTTCCTTTTTTCCCAAAAATGCTTGCCTTAATGTGTCTAAAAATAAGCTCTTTCCAAACCTTCTTGGCCGTGAGAGAAAAAAATATCCCGATGTCTCTTCACTTAACATCTTTATAAATCTCGTCTTATCTACATAATAAAAACCTTTATCCTCTCTCAGTTTTGCAAAACTTTGTATCCCTATCGGTAATCTCTTCATATCTTCCACCACCTATTTGGTCTTTACGTATATATTCTAACACTTAATAGCAGTATAGATAAAATAGGATATTTGATAATAGATAAAGATGTAGTAAATATATTCTTTCAACTAATCTCAAAAAATATTATCATCTTTTTTTATTTAACTTCTTTAATTTCTTTCTTCGATTATAAAGCTTCATATTACTTCATCTATAATTATATGGCAACCACCATAATGTTATACATAATAACGGTCAACAAACATATTAATTTTTGTAAACCTTATAGCACTATATTTTCTAATATAACTTCAAATATCTTCAAAGAATAAGTTTGATTTTAGAGTCATCAAACTTAAATAATACTTCTCAAGTTTATAAACAAAACTACTAACCATTGCCAGAGGAATCTTTCTCCGTCATTTTGAGGATGTAGGCTCCTTTGTTACTATGTTACTCAGAATGACAAAAAGAGGAAGTGTTATTCAAGATTCTTCAGCGCTTTACACCTTTCAAATGACAAAAAAATTTCAACACTTGCCAATCTCACTAATCTTTCTAAGCTTCTTTTTTCTTATAATCCTTATACAAAAGTATAACAAGAACAA includes the following:
- a CDS encoding ATP-binding protein — encoded protein: MKRLPIGIQSFAKLREDKGFYYVDKTRFIKMLSEETSGYFFLSRPRRFGKSLFLDTLRQAFLGKKELFKGLYLEKNWDWSKKYPVIYISFGAGVHKTEEELRETQDMILRKHAEGYDIKLEEKSIKNRFIELIEKVYKKEKEKVVILVDEYDKLILDNIEEKEIAKEMRESLKNFYSVIKDADEYIKFVFITGVTKFSKVSIFSGLNNLNDITLDPRYTSICGITQKELEEGFKELLEGVDKEEMKKWYNGYNFLGV